The following are encoded together in the Cicer arietinum cultivar CDC Frontier isolate Library 1 chromosome 2, Cicar.CDCFrontier_v2.0, whole genome shotgun sequence genome:
- the LOC101498224 gene encoding cytochrome c1-2, heme protein, mitochondrial → MAGGVIQQLLRRKFQSHSLSPSVSSIFSKAEGSGSTGSSSLRALALIGAGVSGLLGFATTASADEAEHGLASPNYPWPHEGILSSYDHASIRRGHQVYTQVCASCHSMSLISYRDLVGVAYTEEEVKAMAAEIEVEDGPNDEGEMFTRPGKLSDRFPQPYANESAARFANGGAYPPDLSLITKARHNGQNYVFALLTGYRDPPAGVSIREGLHYNPYFPGGAIAMPKMLNDGAVEYEDGVPATEAQMGKDVVSFLSWAAEPEMEERKLMGFKWIFVLSLALLQAAYYRRLRWSVLKSRKLVLDVVN, encoded by the exons ATGGCTGGTGGAGTTATTCAACAGTTATTGAGGAGGAAATTCCAATCTCATTCTCTG AGTCCTTCAGTGTCATCCATTTTCTCAAAGGCAGAGGGTTCTGGATCTACCGGCAGCAGCTCCTTAAGAGCCCTAGCTTTAATAGGAGCTGGTGTTTCAGGTCTTTTGGGTTTTGCAACAACAGCATCAGCTGACGAAGCTGAGCATGGCCTGGCATCTCCAAACTATCCATGGCCTCACGAGGGTATCCTCAGTTCATATGACCATGCTTC GATTCGCCGTGGTCATCAAGTTTATACACAAGTCTGTGCTTCCTGCCATTCCATGTCTTTGATATCATACCGTGATTTGGTTGGTGTTGCTTACACAGAAGAAGAGGTAAAGGCTATGGCTGCTGAGATTGAGGTGGAAGATGGCCCTAATGATGAGGGTGAGATGTTTACACGTCCCGGTAAACTCAGTGATCGCTTTCCTCAGCCATATGCCAATGAATCAGCTGCTAGGTTTGCTAATGGAGGAGCCTATCCTCCAGATCTAAGTCTTATTACCAAA GCTCGTCACAATGGTCAGAACTATGTGTTTGCCCTGCTAACCGGTTACCGTGACCCACCTGCTGGTGTTTCG ATTAGAGAAGGACTGCACTACAATCCTTATTTTCCTGGTGGAGCCATTGCCATGCCTAAGATGCTTAATGATGGCGCTGTTGAATATGAAGATGGTGTCCCTGCTACAGAAGCTCAG ATGGGGAAAGATGTTGTCTCATTTTTGTCTTGGGCTGCAGAACCTGAGATGGAAGAGAGAAAATTG ATGGGATTTAAATGGATATTTGTACTTTCACTGGCGTTACTTCAAGCCGCGTATTATCGCCGCCTCCGGTGGTCTGTTCTTAAGTCCCGCAAGTTGGTTCTTGATGTTGTCAACTAA
- the LOC101498801 gene encoding cytochrome c1-2, heme protein, mitochondrial-like isoform X1 encodes MAGGVIQQLLRRKLQSHSPNPLSMSSIITKNDGSGSTSSKSLRALALIGAGFSGLLGFATTASADEAEHGLASPSYPWPHEGILSSYDHASIRRGHQVYTQVCASCHSMSLISYRDLVGVAYTEQEVKAMAAEIEVVDGPNDEGEMFTRPGKLSDRFPQPYANEAAARFANGGAYPPDLSLITKARHNGQNYVFALLTGYRDPPAGVVIREGLHYNPYFPGGAIAMPKMLNDGAVEYEDGVPASESQMGKDVVSFLSWAAEPEMEERKLMGFKWIFVLSLALLQAAYYRRLRWSTLKSRKLVLDVVN; translated from the exons ATGGCTGGAGGTGTTATTCAGCAGTTATTGAGGAGGAAACTCCAATCTCATTCTCCT AATCCTTTATCTATGTCATCCATTATCACAAAGAATGATGGTTCTGGTTCTACGAGCAGCAAATCCTTAAGAGCCCTTGCATTAATTGGAGCTGGTTTCTCAGGGTTGTTGGGTTTTGCAACAACAGCATCAGCTGATGAAGCTGAGCATGGGCTTGCTTCTCCAAGCTATCCGTGGCCTCACGAGGGCATCCTCAGTTCATATGATCATGCTTC GATTCGTCGTGGTCATCAAGTTTATACACAAGTCTGTGCTTCCTGTCATTCTATGTCTTTGATATCATACCGTGATTTGGTTGGAGTTGCTTATACTGAACAAGAAGTAAAGGCAATGGCTGCTGAAATTGAGGTGGTTGATGGCCCTAATGACGAGGGTGAGATGTTTACACGCCCTGGTAAACTCAGTGATCGTTTTCCTCAGCCATATGCAAATGAAGCAGCTGCTAGATTTGCTAATGGAGGGGCCTATCCTCCAGATCTAAGTCTTATAACCAAA GCTCGTCACAATGGTCAGAACTATGTGTTTGCTCTTCTTACTGGTTATCGTGACCCCCCTGCTGGTGTTGTG ATTAGAGAAGGACTGCACTATAATCCCTATTTTCCTGGTGGAGCCATTGCCATGCCTAAAATGCTTAATGATGGTGCTGTTGAATATGAAGATGGTGTCCCTGCTTCAGAATCTCAG ATGGGTAAAGATGTTGTGTCATTTTTGTCTTGGGCTGCAGAACCTGAGATGGAAGAAAGAAAACTG ATGGGATTTAAATGGATATTTGTACTATCATTAGCATTACTTCAAGCTGCCTATTATCGCCGCCTTCGGTGGTCTACTCTTAAGTCTCGCAAGTTGGTTCTCGATGTTGTCAACTAG
- the LOC101498801 gene encoding cytochrome c1-2, heme protein, mitochondrial-like isoform X2: protein MDAGFAKENPLSMSSIITKNDGSGSTSSKSLRALALIGAGFSGLLGFATTASADEAEHGLASPSYPWPHEGILSSYDHASIRRGHQVYTQVCASCHSMSLISYRDLVGVAYTEQEVKAMAAEIEVVDGPNDEGEMFTRPGKLSDRFPQPYANEAAARFANGGAYPPDLSLITKARHNGQNYVFALLTGYRDPPAGVVIREGLHYNPYFPGGAIAMPKMLNDGAVEYEDGVPASESQMGKDVVSFLSWAAEPEMEERKLMGFKWIFVLSLALLQAAYYRRLRWSTLKSRKLVLDVVN, encoded by the exons ATGGATGCTGGGTTTGCAAAAGAG AATCCTTTATCTATGTCATCCATTATCACAAAGAATGATGGTTCTGGTTCTACGAGCAGCAAATCCTTAAGAGCCCTTGCATTAATTGGAGCTGGTTTCTCAGGGTTGTTGGGTTTTGCAACAACAGCATCAGCTGATGAAGCTGAGCATGGGCTTGCTTCTCCAAGCTATCCGTGGCCTCACGAGGGCATCCTCAGTTCATATGATCATGCTTC GATTCGTCGTGGTCATCAAGTTTATACACAAGTCTGTGCTTCCTGTCATTCTATGTCTTTGATATCATACCGTGATTTGGTTGGAGTTGCTTATACTGAACAAGAAGTAAAGGCAATGGCTGCTGAAATTGAGGTGGTTGATGGCCCTAATGACGAGGGTGAGATGTTTACACGCCCTGGTAAACTCAGTGATCGTTTTCCTCAGCCATATGCAAATGAAGCAGCTGCTAGATTTGCTAATGGAGGGGCCTATCCTCCAGATCTAAGTCTTATAACCAAA GCTCGTCACAATGGTCAGAACTATGTGTTTGCTCTTCTTACTGGTTATCGTGACCCCCCTGCTGGTGTTGTG ATTAGAGAAGGACTGCACTATAATCCCTATTTTCCTGGTGGAGCCATTGCCATGCCTAAAATGCTTAATGATGGTGCTGTTGAATATGAAGATGGTGTCCCTGCTTCAGAATCTCAG ATGGGTAAAGATGTTGTGTCATTTTTGTCTTGGGCTGCAGAACCTGAGATGGAAGAAAGAAAACTG ATGGGATTTAAATGGATATTTGTACTATCATTAGCATTACTTCAAGCTGCCTATTATCGCCGCCTTCGGTGGTCTACTCTTAAGTCTCGCAAGTTGGTTCTCGATGTTGTCAACTAG